From the genome of Ptychodera flava strain L36383 chromosome 13, AS_Pfla_20210202, whole genome shotgun sequence:
TTTGTGCTGGACTACCGGTATTACTGGATGATCATGTTTACATTCATTTCTCATTAGTTAGCTTCGGAAAACACAGTCTTTCGCAACTACTTACACCCACGACAGGTACTAATGCAAAAACATAAGCTTTATATAATGAAGCCGTTGTGGTAGTTCTATGGCTTGACTTTGTAGAAGATTTTTTCATTCgctgcaaacaaaatgaaattaactgcaagcgaaaaaaaaaaattatcgtcTTAATTTCAAACCACCTGTCACTGAAAATTTTCAGCCGAAATTTGCTATTTACACTCTTCCAGTAAAGATGAGACATTCCACTGGCTCATTGTAAAGCAAAGACTAATGGAAAATATCAGCAAATGACTCAGGATGTAAATACGATGAAGCCAGTGTAAAACAACATGATGATTGTTCTCAAGGTGTTGTAGCATATCATGGctttttcatatcctttagcAAGGAAGCTAGGtctgatcatggaggtaaaaaggaaGACTGACCTCCATGGTCTGATAACGACCAGACTGACAAACAAAAAACCCCAGATAATTGGGACCATATCTCGAACAATTATTctgttttgttatatttttgctTTCAATAGGTTTGTTTATCCCGCCAAGCCTATCAGAGTATCACTTCCCTCTCTGTTGAATCAGTGAAAAGTGATATCGAGCCAAAGcctatatgtattttcaccaactTGGCGTAGTGTGTAAAAGCAGGTTGAGtcagaaaaaaatcagttttacAGTATTTCTGTTTTCTGGGTTCTTCAAGTGTTCATTCTTCAAAATGAACATACCAGATATATTATACCAGACTGGTTTTAAGCAACTGATGGGCACAGGTGACACATATAAACTTGACAAGATAGTGGTTCAATAGGTTTACTCTGACATTTGGATATGTAATGAAAGGAACTCCCATAAAATGGTTGTGGTAATCAAAGAACACAGTGAATGCTGTGTCCATCATTGAAAGCACTCGCAAAAATTCTGCTGCAGCCAGTAAGTCAACTACAGTACACATGCACATCAACTTGCACAGAGATAGGTAGTAATACGCACGCATCAAATTGTGTTGTAATTGTCAAAAGTCTTATCTCTGTCTCACATTCGCTCTTTGTGTATTTCTTTCAAACAGAGTATGGTGTTGATAGCCTGAAAGGTTGGAAGAACCCATCCTATAGAACTGTCTACACAAAAAGTAAGTAACAACAATTTCCATGGGCACTGCAAAACATCATTACTTGTAGTTGGCAAATAGAGTATCTCAAGAAAGATAATGATGAACTAGAGAAAAGAGAGTACTAGGCGAAACAagttcttaaccctttgagtgctgcaatttttcccaccaaaattttagtgcaacattttaccaatttttatgaattttcctgtaatttttttgataattttgaaccaaatgatcattacattttattggctacaatttcttatcaaaattttggcaaaaatctttaaaaagtttACTGGGTTATAGTttttaaaggcgacaaaaattgactttggcactcaaagggttgaattccccctccaaaaatggaATGTGCCAATTTTATCGTGTCacatgtactgtatgtatgtttgtgagaCATCAATTATAATGCAAAGGTTTTGACTTATTAGAGAAGAAAATAAGGTGATGATTGAAAGGAAATAGCGCAAAATTACCTCTTTATCACTTATTCAGCAAGTGTTATCACTGTCCTGAACTAATTTGTCCTCGTCAGTATGTCAGAACCAAATGAGAAAATTAATTATTAACAAgtacaataaaaaaattgccacCTCGGTTTCATGATAGTTGACACAAATACATAGTGAGTGGTTGGTTTTTATGTGCAGATAGTCAAATAAGCTCAGCCGACTTTACCCcagatgaagaaataaatttcCACGCTGGTTAACTGATGTGTGCTGTAACTTAAACTGGCTGTATCATGTGATGTTGTGTACAGAATGATTTGTAGCTTTGCAGGACGTTTCAGATTTCACACCCTGATGTCAAGGGGAAGTCATAGCAAGGTTGATTCTCCGATgcttttttgtgataatttttttttcaaaaaacgtTTGCTTAGTATAGCGCTTGACTTCCAAGCATCGCCTTGGCAGAGTAATACAAATTCTAGATTATTTCCATCTTTGCCAAATGGAGATCACATGTGATGTAAATTCTACATCATTTCCAGtacattgaacaaaattctCTGTGCACATCAGTGTACATTAATTGAAAATGtactttggaaagaaaaaaaatttgtttgccaacAGTCCACTTCAACGAGTGAAAGAGCCTACGTCAATTATCCGACCTTGTATatcatttctgaaatttcaaaccaaatatCTCACAAAACTAATGTATGTGTGGTGAGTGTCTGTTCCATTATGACAACCATTTATCAATTCTGTAAGTGAAGTATTACGCTGTATGACAACCTCATCAAAGCAGATTTCTGCAATTTTAGCGCAAGGAAGAGGCACTGTCTACCTGCTTGCGTAATAAATCATGAAACAGAACACCACAATAAATCTGTTTTGGATGATGTTAAAGGAAAAGTCATATTTCTTCAAATGCAATTCAAGTTAAAAGGTTTACTTTGCATAATTTAGTTAAAAGGTTTGCTTAAAGCATTCTGGTTTTACATTGAAAGTAATGAATTAGAAGTTGCAATTTAAATCTAGTTTAATGCTAATGCTGATAAATTTAGAAACTATTTATGAAAGGGATTTAAAAATTTAACCAGGGTAATTTTAAATGGAAGCTGCACAATTATATAACCTTttctgtgtttcctctggcttctgaaattttttagtaCATTAACGAATTGGGTTTTGAAActtttagtaaattttgaaatttataagtaaacttaaccgttccaatacggaatatcattcaatcaaattcaaattaagtaccacatgtgcttagacagaactattttgaggttttgaggccttcagctctcaatcaactagctgcttccttgcattcgtatatttacgaatcaacaatgaaaaaaattagtaaatcatctaaaaaattagtaattttacaaatttgagagtggcagcggaaacacagcttttgattaattttgatatattttcttcATTGTTTGGGACATTTAGTCATCGTGTCTGAAGTTGcaagtcataaaatattaaGTAATGGTTAAACATGCCATTATTTGAAACTGAAACAGTAACCAAAGGGTGATTAAAATATCCGAACCTAGAGAAATGGGAATAAACAAGACATTATTCATGTAAGTGCACAGAGCCAACCACGAAGTTTTCTGGTATTCGTTGTCTTGATTCAATCTTACAAATCATGTTAAAAGCCACATCATCTGGACTGTCAGCACAACCTGTATGTGATAATGTGTATAGAGTATGGTAACTGCTGGGAAAATACTACCAGGTGAGTGTACGTTTTTTCGGGATGATGTGAATTTGCATTGATTAACTGTGTCTCAGTAGGCAGTGTACctaggttaaccctttgagcaccaaagtcaatttttgttagatttttgctaaaattttgctaaaaaacagaggccaatgaaatgttgtgttcatttggtcgaaaattataagaaaaattacagaaaagttcataaaaattggtgaaatgttggactaaaaatttggtgggaaaaaatacagcactcaaagggttaattttaaTTGTACATGTACTATCCAGTATAATCAATGTAACCATTCTGTGTCTTATCCTTCTTACAGTTCTTCACCattatggcttcatttttggaatttggcagccagAAATTGGACCGTATGGAGGCCTTGTACATATCTCTGTAGGTATTTTATGTTTTCAGATAAAAAAAGACCATACTGCGTTGAGATAAACTCCTGTTTATTGTTCTCCTCCCTTATCAGggttctccacagcttggaaaaacagaggacagccaatttacatatcaatatataatttgtatattctttttttgtgaaaattattctTTTTATGGTTCCTAACTATGAATGGATTGTTCAAAAACCACTGGGTGCACAATGCTGtatatttcccataattcattatgatttgtatcctcagagattccTCAGTTAAGTCTAACATGTCTCCCATATGTAGGCAAATTCATAGATGAGtagtaaaaattctgaaaacatgcTTTTAAGCACatcattcttctcaattcttatttaaaatgatttggaaaattatgcctGATTGACATGACACAAAATATTAACCTTGCAAATACAGTGCATTAAGTACAAATACTACAATGCAcgatgtcattgttgacaaatgaattccagttTCGACAAAAATTTCAGTTGTCAACAGTAATGTTGTATATTACACTTATACAAGCTCTGTAGACTTAAACTCTGGGCGTTTTGCCACAATTTTGAAAGGACATGGAGTAAATAGccatatttcacaaatagaagAAATATTACGGGGAAATTCATCAAAGCTTATGGCTAATGGAGCTTTGAGAATCGTTATTGCTTTCTGTGCAGTCGACTTGTTAATTTTCAACTTGCTCAGTTGTTGTTCACCGCTGTCGCTGTCCTTTGGCTCTGATATTGTTCCTTTACAATGATATGTGAACTGCTCCCACTTGGGCTCTGTTTGCATTTATTGGTAAAAtccaatatcaaattttataCCATCTGTCAATGTAAATGTTGCCAGTCATTACAACACAACTACAGGCCAGATGTCAGCATTAATGCAAGTTTCATGGCCAGTGATCAGTCAGAAGAAAATGTCTGTCAGTGCTTATGTACTTTAATAATGTCCTTTTTTTGAGGGAATATAGGGCATGGTACATTTTCATGGCTTTCTGGACGccagaaatttcaaatatttgaccaGTGGCTGTATATACAATTGATTGTATTCACATGCTCTTCTTTGCACAATGCCtgacctctgtgaacccatAAAGAAAGGAAATAACTCAGAGAATAATACAACAACGAAAACTGTAAAGACCAGGACGATAATGTCTGTAAATTTATTCTTGTAAAGCTAAGCATAAATCCTCACTGCACAACTCAGGTGTGACATTCTCTTACTCTTTTGTGATCATAAAATTCTCTGATCAAGCAAACAGATTTCCACTGTGGAATTTTTTGAGTCACATATCTTATTAGCGTTGTAAAATCACACTTTTACTACAGTTGGTTATAGTTTGTCTAAGATAAGTCTGTAGAGATTGACCACAGGGTCGTAAGGCATTATTAGTCGtaacaaaagtgtaaaaaattgttattaatatatttattatgattatgaatattgttgataaaaaaaattcaatttctttAATTATTGTATTCTTATAAAAGTACCCAGCAGGACTGCTAgaatcctgaatgatgatcAATATATATGCCAAATTCACAAATTTGCAGCACGGACCCTCAGAAATATAGTCCGTAGTTACATCTGTAGCATTGCACAGTAGTGCCTTGGCAGTTTCTCTCTCAACAGTAAATAATAGGAAGGAGGCCAATTGTTAGCAGCACAGCAGTGCACAGGCATTCAAGTAACTCACATTTCCTTCACTGCTGTGTTTTTGATTTCCCAAATTTCTACCACACTGGGGCAGGTTGATAGGTCAAGCATCGAACTGACCTTGTTTTATACTCTCAGCCATGCAACATGTAAAGCTTGAACCATCGAGAAATGATGCATCGCTGAGAATTTGGGCCGTTTTCAAAGCTGTCCGGAAGTATTGGTTACATAtctgattgcattttgtttaaATAGATTCCAAATTAGTGTCACCTCAAAaaggaaaaatttaaaattttgctcaaactttcccaaggAAACtatcaacaattctctttcaaaatcaagaataacaatcaggggtcaccttgcaaattttggttttaGAGAATAAATTAGCAAACATTTCCAacacatgaaattcaaaatggctgccatccctgtgttaataaCCAGGGGGAGAaattaaatttctgattttcaaaaaacatgagactgaaaattttttttacccaaagagcttcaaaatgaaccccataagtggtagaccagaaacgtattataattgcaaaaatgtgagagtctgaatgtctgttgCTGAGGCGCATTGATGCTGTTTCCTCTTCAAGTTCATGTGTGATGGATGTTGTATTTCTCTTTGGACAGGTTGTGGACGGTTCAATATTGGCAACACAGCTCCTCCCACCTTGTGATCCCAACGTCACCGCGCCCTTGAGAAAGAAACCACTGTTTTCAATAACTTTGAACGATGATGACAGAACAGAAGTCAGGTGTCTGAAAGGACCAAAGGGACCTCATAAATGCATCATTACCTCCGCAAGTGTGAGTGTTACAGGTTTTACAGTCTAAGAGGAAAACTGTAAATTCTTTTACCGTCTTCCTGTATTAACTGATGTATGCATCTGTGTTTATGTGGGATGTATTTCATGTACATCAGTATGGTGAATCTGAATTGAAAGTTGacagttaacccttttcctgccaagtccatatttcaccaccaggtcaagatggttaaaattaatgaaacacaacatattccatatggtgtattttaacataatactgtacatttgaaggctgttgaaaacataaatactgtaaacttgattgttttggactaaagatgctataacagaccaagccaagtgggtgaaaatatgtcatgttttggctcaatgctgctttttactgacttggctggtgggaagtgatactgtctggcaggaaaagggttaaaaaagcCGAGGTATCATATTTTTGTGTACCAGTATCTTCTAACGTATTATAGAATGATCACATGAGTCATTGACAAATTGCTCTCTCAGAAGCAATTCTGATAAGAAAAGAAcacccgttccgtaacacgtacacTTTCAAGGCGCTCCATCCCCTGCAGCTGTATTACGCGTtgactgttgaacggtttcaagggactcatcGGACGAGTGGCAGAACAAATCTTGCGctctctgtacgtacgtgtgtagtgcacacacactaTCCAGAACTTCCAGAAGTGCGTCCAAGATAGCATTCCACACTTGCGCTATAAATAGgaagaaaattgttgacattgtacGAAAACGGTCATTTTTCTGACAATGTGATGCCCCAGTcatgaatgtaagatgtataataataaggttattacgaaaatactgcaaaggatgcactcagACATTGGCGCCGTGCATCGCCCTCCACTTTgtgtcgggcgatacgctgtgccaatgtcctcgtgcatcctttgcggtattttcgtaacaACCTCATAATATTGTATGAGGGCAAGATAGTTTGTGAGTACAGCTGCCAGTGAGATATACACTGATGCTTCGCCTTCAGTGGTAAGAAATGCTAACTAATATGTGTTTGTACATTGACGTGTCAGTTCAGTGACTATCATCAGGATTTTGTAATCGAATACAACAAAGCAGTCACTCTGATAATGACATCTGATTACCTGTATATTCCAGGAAGAGACGAAAGATGTATTCTGTGCAAAGTGTTGTAAACCAGATAAACACAGACATCCAGGGGGGAGGCATGAGGTATGGTTATATTGTTGTATCTTCTTTTTTCTCTTGcttttctttatttgtttcacCTTTTTTGTGCGTAAAAACTTTGTAGCGTTGTGTTTTGGCcctcaaaaaatattgttttgtttacCTACTGGACACCATCAACTAAAATACAATGTACAAGAATACAAGAGTTTACAGCTGCAACAAGGAACTCATGGCCTGTTTCTCAAAATCAGATAAAATTGCAGAAAAGCCAGTGAAAAGCAGCTTTATGATCGACAGACCTGGACTTCAATACATGAGCCAGACTCAAGgacataatatttcatttttctcttgtagctaaatactttgtactgcacgGGAGAATTATTTCTCTATCCAGAGCTTTCGACAACTACCCAGCCGTCTTTATCAATGGTGTTGATTAGCACCACTGCGCATGCATGATCTTAAAATATCCCAGATTCGAGGAAGTTGATACTGTCCGCCATCCCGATTCAGCGTTGGTTTATGTGTTCTTATGTATATTGCTTCCTTAATACCTCTCTTGAACCAATCTGGCTCCCGATCCAAGAAGGAAGCGATATACATAAGAACACATAAACCAACGCTGAATACGTCGGGATGGCGGACGGTATCAACTTCCTCGAATCTGGGATGATATTTTAAGATCACGCATGCGCAGTGGTGCTAATCAACACCATTGATAAAGACGGCTGGATAGTTGTCGAAAGCTCTGGATAGAGAAATAATTCTCCggtgcagtacaaagtatttaacTACAAGAGTACAGTATGTCTGCACAGATGAGTCTGCatcattatatttcatttttatcttgACAGTGTGTATTTGGtaaattgatatgcaaatatttttcattaaaacGGTTATTAATAAAAGAAACCAGTACAATGTGCTCTCAAAACAACAGCTCATTAGATATTCTATCCGAAGAGTACACTAATGAGTGAAGACACTGCAAAGGTTTATGTATTCAGACTCACTGAATGGAAATGGTGAACAGTCTTGGCTGTATTCCTCACCACTAAGCAGTGAGGAAATGTATTTTGTATTAGATTGTGCCTAAGACCAGTATCAAGGCAGGTCCTTTGATCACATTTTGTAGTCAAATGCTCGTTCTCCATTGCATGATTCCTTCAAGTATTGACTTGTCTAGGAGAGTAGTGGAGTGCTGATTTTCCCATCCAAGTAAATTTATTGGTGATCCTAAACTTTTAACCACTGGTGTTGCACTCCTTTTACGTGTGTTTCtagttttgtcataatttctacTTGTTGTGACGCAAATGGAAAGGTTGCCCTCCAAAGTAAtataccattttattcattctcTAGGAATTCCGCTCTTGGCTGGAAGAAGAACTTGGTAACcccaatgaaaatttacatgacCTTATACGAGAACTTCTACTTATGAAATTTATGATAACCAATCAATATGAGTAGGTAGCATGTATTGGACCTATACGGTATATCCTCCAATTTAACTGATTGTTCACATTTGGCATATACATATTAATGGCTGTAGAATCTTGTATACATGTTGGTCTGTATGTCTTCGCCAAGATACTGTAGAGTGTAATCTGTTCCATAGTCAAGGAGAGATTAGTACCGCTACCAAAAGTATAATTTTATCTCTCCAAGAGGGAAGAAAGCTTACCATCACTTGCAAGTGATCTTGAAAGCATTGATTTCCACACACACTTCATTAATTTCACCATTGTAAAATGTTCAGTGTGAAAAGGACACAGAGCCCTGCTGTTGTGTAGAGTGTTAGTATGTCAACAGACCAGTATGATTATGTCCAATAGCAAAAAAGGAATAGACTTGAGGACATAATATTTCAGGCATGTCATAATGTGAAAAATACCCTATGattgtgtttttgctaaggtttggaAACATTGATAAATAATTTTGGAGCCTGGGTAAGATTTTTGCTGTTCCTGTGATTGCATTGATACACCATGGGGAACCCTTGTAAAATGACTTTTGAACCAAAGTAACATTGACCTACATACCTGCTGAACAAAAAAACACTGGTAAATTAGAAATGTTGAAGAAATACATAACCTAGTATctatttatcacaaaattttcacaatgtgcAATTCTTATCAAACGAAGGTGTAGTGAAACATGAGCATATTACTGAAGAGCATTTGATAAATGTACCTTTTCTTTGACATCAACAGAACTGTGTGTCATTATAAGAAGATAGTTCTTCCAGTTCCTATGCAAGATGTTCCCATCCAGCCGGGATTGTTCAAAGGTACCTATGGAAGCCACGGTGTGGAGATAGTCAATGTGTCCTATAAGGATGATAAAATACATGGTACAAAAGTTACGGTAAGCTTTCAAATCTTCCCATGGTTGATTTCATTTGGATGTGTTTGTGATTTCATATGTCAGCTTCAGTCTGCATTCCTTCCTTTGAATATACTCTCTGCCAATCTctgtcagctccaaaattggagcgctataccataatattttccccctctcattagccaatcagcggccagcgcgccatcagtaaaaattgtatttcctggcaacctccacatgcgtccttcgttacgtacgccatactgtgtcgaactcccgcgccgtattctgtcataatgtcgaacagttgtgtggccactctgtcaaaacacaatttcaaaatcgcgtaccagttttattctggctaagacaaccaaaccccatatactGTAGAGGGGGAAATTTTTGGCGGGGTTTAATTTTGGCGCATTACGCAGAAACAGAAAGTGCGCGAATTTAAAACACCGTCAATAAATGACctctttatgcaaatgagggtcTCACGGTCAAACAAAGGTCAACACTCACGCACTATGTCCAGCCATACCAGGATGCAGAGCACAACAGACACaacaacagaaatgaaaacgTCAATAAAGTTCGTTGAAAACTTCATTCTtgtgttttatttcaaacattaaaaatgCATTTCAGCTGTTTTACTAGTACATGTaataaattgtgacaaaaataggCCCACAGTGTACAGACATCAAGTATCGACAGCCGACACATCGTGACACGATCAGGAAATGGCCTTTACTGGAAAATGAAgacacaataaatatcaaatcgCAAAAGTCAAAATATCTCGAAGTGGTACATCGAAAATTCAAGCTGTacagaaaaaagaaagtatCACTGTTTCACTGGAAATGATCAAGTTGCTGCACGTACTAAAAATACATGGcatcaaattacaaatttaCCGAGTGTTTGTACCGTTCGTTTACTACTGCTACTAGTGCTAGTACAGTACAGGGTATTTACTCAAAACAGTCCAAAATACCTGCTTCTCGAAAACCCTCAACAAGAGTCTCTCTTCGTTCTGCAACTTGCTGTACAGCAGTAACAAGCCATCTAGCATGAAGcagcttcagttcagtgagtcgAAGGCTGATCGTCGCGGTAGGGTCTTCATCGCCGCCCGTCAGAGCACTACAAACACGATTGCTGTACCACTGCTGAAACTCCTGCCGCATCAGATCTTTGAAGAGCTTGTTAGCAGCAAGGTCCATGGGTTGAAGGCGATCTGTACAGCACGCTGGCACGAATACGGCAGAAATGTTGTTGTCGCTCAGTTTCTTAAGGAAGTCTTCACCGCGGTGAGCCTTGTACACATCGAAGATCGCAAGGGCTTTCTGGGTTGGTGGTAGGCTGAGTCTCTCTCTCGTTGCGTTGAAATACGGGACGACAATTTTCTCCACGTATCGCACCATCGAATCGTGATTTGACCAGTGCGATTCGGTGTGAAAAATGTCCCACTGCTCTGGAAACTGGTAGGTCGGATGGCATCTATCAGTCTTGCCTTGGTAAAGTAGTTGTGGTGGAAGAAATTCGCCAGCAGCTGATGATGAAAAGACGGCAGTGATTTGGCACTTGTCGTCTAACCCGGTGATCGCAACTTGGCGTGAACCTTCTTCATCCATTGTCCACTGCCCCGTGGGAATGATGGCAACACCGGTTTGATCCCAGTTGATGACAAGCTGCGGTGGGATGTTGTGTTCTTCTACTACATCTTTTATTCGCTGTAGAAATGTCTCTTTGATGGCTGGAAAATCGTCGACGTGTTGCTTTGCTGCTTTGGTGCTCTTTCTCTTAACATACCCCATACGGCGAAGTAACGATTTTGCCCAGTCTGACGTCAGCGTGACATGACCACCATACTCGGCAAGGAGACTTCGGTTGCTGTGTAAGATGACACCACTGGCAATGGAGATGCAGATCGCTGAATTTACCACACCGCCCTTCAGTCGCAGTTGTCTGGTGAACGACTGTACTTTCGTGTCAAGTTCACTGCCTAACATCACCGGCCGCCCTCTGGTAGATGGTAACTTGTCAATGCTTACGTTTTCTTTATCGGTTCTCAAGGCTTTCTGATAGGCTTTTTTCATGTTGCGGACGGTACTTTCGTTGATTGGGTTGTCAAGTTCTTTACTGAATTTTCTAACAGTGTTCATGACACCATTGTTGATCGCGTACTTCGCAATCTTGGCCCTGGTTTCATCTGAATAGTGCTGGTATTTGCCCCGCTTTCGCTTCTTACTAGTGGCTGTAGTGACTTCAGCGTTCACTGCAGCGATCGTCTCGGGTGTCATGTTACACTTCTCGATGTTTGTGGCGTCATTCGGATCTGGTAGACCGGGCTGAGTGAGTTTTGGGAGC
Proteins encoded in this window:
- the LOC139148006 gene encoding F-box only protein 31-like; this translates as MANILMLPPELLTYVLSFLHGTDLPSVSLVCKRFKEAVDVEWVWQKRCKQEYGVDSLKGWKNPSYRTVYTKILHHYGFIFGIWQPEIGPYGGLVHISVVDGSILATQLLPPCDPNVTAPLRKKPLFSITLNDDDRTEVRCLKGPKGPHKCIITSASEETKDVFCAKCCKPDKHRHPGGRHEEFRSWLEEELGNPNENLHDLIRELLLMKFMITNQYETVCHYKKIVLPVPMQDVPIQPGLFKGTYGSHGVEIVNVSYKDDKIHGTKVTGDPNVPACQLSIEADLNSPMVLTAEQQETLAILEGLDMDDVIVRDQNAQQHLQPFKLPSGVSDRGLSQFQEGRSIQTCRARYFGTGLIASHGFMNSSRTLGHLVIFDDNFFGFLWLELRSLSVYSRVHDKFD